A genomic window from Streptomyces sp. NBC_00234 includes:
- a CDS encoding carboxymuconolactone decarboxylase family protein: MNARISLDPPRSLAYRLVSWYSNREYGKVIDPVRATAHHRKVLWAGSRFEMSVARWKALDPDLKELAVMVTAATVGCSWCMDFGYWANHRRGMDSRKLHDVPVWRSSEAFTPLERDVMEYAEAMTVTPPAVEDVLVDRLRTALGEAALVELTTMISVENMRARTNSALGLTSQGFKDHCEVPGPAAG, encoded by the coding sequence GTGAACGCTCGTATCTCACTGGACCCGCCCCGCAGCCTCGCCTACCGCCTCGTCTCGTGGTACTCGAACCGTGAGTACGGCAAGGTCATCGACCCGGTACGGGCCACCGCGCACCACCGGAAGGTGCTCTGGGCGGGGTCGCGCTTCGAGATGTCGGTCGCCCGCTGGAAGGCACTGGACCCGGACCTCAAGGAGCTCGCCGTCATGGTGACCGCCGCGACGGTCGGGTGCAGCTGGTGCATGGACTTCGGGTACTGGGCGAACCACCGGCGCGGCATGGACTCCCGCAAGCTGCACGACGTGCCCGTGTGGCGCTCCAGCGAGGCGTTCACCCCACTGGAGCGGGACGTCATGGAGTACGCGGAGGCCATGACCGTGACACCGCCGGCGGTCGAGGACGTACTGGTGGACCGCCTGCGGACGGCGCTGGGGGAAGCCGCGCTGGTGGAGCTGACCACCATGATCTCCGTGGAGAACATGCGGGCGCGGACCAATTCCGCGCTGGGACTGACCAGCCAGGGGTTCAAGGACCACTGCGAGGTCCCAGGACCGGCCGCAGGCTGA
- a CDS encoding PPOX class F420-dependent oxidoreductase: MTDIETGREALLGLIGRHDAGVLVTLKRDGRPQLSNVNHAYYPEQELIRVSITEDRAKTRNLRRDPRASYHVTSEDRWAWTVAEARAELTEAAADPHDATVEALITLYRDVKGEHPDWDDYRAAMVRDRRVLLTLHIEHVYGQLRP, translated from the coding sequence ATGACGGATATCGAAACCGGGCGCGAGGCGCTGTTGGGACTCATCGGCCGACACGACGCCGGCGTGCTGGTGACGCTCAAGCGGGACGGCAGGCCGCAGCTGTCGAACGTCAACCACGCCTACTACCCCGAGCAGGAGCTGATCCGGGTCTCCATCACCGAGGACCGGGCCAAGACCCGCAATCTCCGCAGGGACCCGCGGGCGAGCTACCACGTCACCAGTGAGGACCGCTGGGCCTGGACGGTCGCGGAAGCGCGGGCCGAGTTGACCGAGGCCGCGGCCGACCCCCACGACGCGACCGTGGAGGCGCTGATCACGCTCTACCGGGACGTCAAGGGGGAGCATCCCGACTGGGACGACTACCGGGCGGCCATGGTCCGCGACCGGAGAGTGCTTCTCACGCTGCATATCGAACACGTATACGGCCAGCTGCGTCCCTGA
- a CDS encoding MBL fold metallo-hydrolase codes for MTPTPSGDVVTGSENPPSLRTRLRSLRSEAFGADPSGARMERILRSPNFADGVFKNPVGVPTPPTGSKLAFVKGYFRKEERVHRSPVGAVPVHTTTAADLSKPPATGLRLTWMGHSSVLAEIDGRRVLFDPVWGDRCSPFAFAGPKRLHPVPLPLAALGPVDVVVISHDHYDHLDLPTIRALAGTDTVFAVPLGVGAHLERWGVSADRLRELDWNETTEVAGISLTATPARHFCGRGLRNQQHTLWASWAVAGPEHRIYHSGDTGYFPGFADIGAEHGPFDATMIQIGAYSQNWPKGHTAATPLPGAWPDIHMTPAEGVRAHLDLQGQTPHGVLMPIHWATFNLAPHAWAEPGEWTKDAAEAAGQAAAFPRPGESFEPGGTLPVAPWWRAVSTPLAHPWRGPAPVEVAEASPRGDLDLAGGR; via the coding sequence ATGACCCCCACTCCCTCAGGAGATGTCGTGACCGGCTCCGAAAATCCGCCCTCGCTCCGTACGAGACTCCGTTCGTTGCGCTCCGAGGCATTCGGGGCCGATCCGTCCGGGGCCCGCATGGAGCGCATTCTCCGCTCGCCCAATTTCGCCGACGGAGTGTTCAAGAACCCGGTGGGGGTGCCGACCCCGCCGACCGGCTCCAAGCTGGCCTTCGTGAAGGGGTACTTCCGCAAGGAGGAGCGGGTCCACCGTTCGCCCGTCGGAGCCGTCCCCGTACACACCACGACCGCTGCCGACCTCTCGAAGCCGCCCGCCACCGGTCTCCGGCTCACCTGGATGGGGCATTCGAGCGTGCTCGCCGAGATCGACGGCCGCCGGGTGCTCTTCGACCCGGTCTGGGGTGACCGCTGCTCCCCCTTCGCCTTCGCCGGGCCCAAGCGACTGCATCCGGTGCCGCTGCCGCTTGCCGCGCTGGGCCCCGTCGACGTCGTCGTGATCTCCCACGACCACTACGACCACCTCGACCTGCCGACGATCCGCGCGCTCGCCGGCACGGACACGGTCTTCGCGGTCCCGCTCGGTGTGGGAGCCCACCTGGAGCGGTGGGGCGTGTCCGCCGACCGGCTGCGCGAGCTGGACTGGAACGAGACCACCGAGGTGGCCGGGATCAGTCTCACCGCCACCCCGGCGCGTCATTTCTGCGGGCGCGGCCTGCGGAACCAGCAGCACACGCTCTGGGCGTCCTGGGCGGTCGCGGGTCCCGAGCACCGGATCTACCACAGCGGTGACACCGGCTACTTCCCCGGATTCGCGGACATCGGCGCCGAACACGGTCCGTTCGACGCGACGATGATCCAGATCGGCGCGTACTCGCAGAACTGGCCCAAGGGCCACACGGCCGCCACGCCCCTTCCCGGCGCGTGGCCGGACATCCACATGACGCCCGCCGAGGGGGTCCGGGCCCACCTCGACCTCCAGGGGCAGACACCGCACGGCGTGCTGATGCCGATCCACTGGGCCACGTTCAACCTCGCCCCGCACGCCTGGGCGGAGCCCGGTGAGTGGACGAAGGACGCCGCGGAGGCGGCCGGTCAGGCCGCGGCGTTCCCCCGGCCGGGGGAGTCGTTCGAGCCCGGGGGCACCCTCCCCGTCGCCCCCTGGTGGCGGGCCGTGTCCACCCCGCTCGCCCACCCGTGGCGCGGGCCCGCGCCGGTGGAGGTGGCCGAGGCCAGCCCGCGCGGCGACCTCGACCTCGCGGGCGGCCGGTGA
- a CDS encoding ATP-binding protein, giving the protein MSQLRAPAARPERREGGRHGRPGARSHSATARPRAVQPPPDARIRPQLLRTALLPTIAAVLSGAAAVIFTIRASGERPSASLWAALGGSGALAVAAVAAAFLGAGRVATGVLDRCQALRRSSAQGQAELQRVVEQLRSGEVVPARRPPQPTDPGADAFDLLAQEMGRSQDGAVAAVVQASRLFSNNGNEQKVEVFVNLARRLQSLVHREIQILDELEHEVEDPDLLKGLFHVDHLATRIRRHAENLAVLGGAVSRRQWSNPVTMTEVLRSAIAEVEQYPRVKLVPPIDGTLRGHAVADVIHLLAELVENATVFSAPHTQVLLRAQHVTAGLALEVEDRGLGMPGPEQKRMNTLLADPDQVNVGHLLQDGRIGLFVVSALARRHGIAVRLQSNIYGGTQAVLILPQALLGVEGEADGATHPDAPPVPPPGAVHRPPAEDMAGRLRTAHPHASRQQAPTPPPQPLRAERVDRPAQAGSPLGIPTPDVPRSGPGTVGGTASGASGATDRPQLPRRSNQDHLVPQLREAPVPRVEDEHAVHDPGLVAAFRRGVDLAEARSAEDSVPDTAYGASPEVPAAVAADPSGGAPANGPSALDAQADEGPAPLPVRGPGPRRGPEPLPPAHPEPHLLDPHLSDPLVPEPHHLDPYVPDPRPSDAHRTDPYVPGYAPAPGSPAENPPKE; this is encoded by the coding sequence ATGTCTCAACTTCGCGCACCCGCCGCGCGACCGGAACGCCGAGAGGGCGGGCGGCACGGCCGCCCGGGTGCCCGCTCCCACTCGGCCACGGCCAGACCGCGTGCGGTTCAGCCGCCGCCCGACGCCCGCATACGCCCCCAACTGCTCCGGACCGCTCTGCTGCCGACGATCGCTGCCGTGCTGAGCGGGGCCGCCGCCGTCATCTTCACCATCCGGGCCTCGGGCGAACGCCCCTCCGCCAGCCTCTGGGCCGCGCTCGGCGGTTCGGGCGCCTTGGCCGTCGCGGCCGTGGCCGCGGCCTTTCTCGGCGCGGGCCGGGTCGCCACCGGCGTTCTCGACCGCTGCCAGGCACTGCGACGGTCCAGCGCACAGGGACAGGCCGAGCTGCAACGTGTGGTGGAACAGCTCCGCAGCGGCGAGGTCGTGCCCGCACGGCGGCCACCGCAGCCCACCGACCCCGGAGCCGACGCCTTCGACCTGCTCGCCCAGGAAATGGGGCGCTCGCAGGACGGAGCGGTCGCGGCGGTCGTGCAGGCGTCCCGGCTCTTCAGCAACAACGGCAACGAGCAGAAGGTCGAGGTCTTCGTCAACCTCGCCCGGCGCCTCCAGTCGCTCGTCCACCGCGAGATCCAGATCCTCGACGAGCTGGAACACGAGGTCGAGGACCCCGACCTGCTCAAGGGCCTCTTCCACGTCGACCACCTGGCCACCCGCATCCGCAGGCACGCGGAGAACCTCGCCGTGCTCGGCGGGGCCGTCTCCCGGCGGCAGTGGAGCAACCCGGTCACCATGACGGAGGTGCTGCGCTCGGCGATCGCCGAGGTCGAGCAGTACCCGAGGGTCAAGCTCGTGCCGCCCATCGACGGCACCCTGCGCGGCCACGCCGTAGCCGACGTGATCCACCTGCTCGCCGAACTCGTAGAGAACGCCACGGTGTTCTCCGCCCCGCACACCCAGGTGCTGCTGCGCGCCCAGCACGTCACGGCGGGCCTCGCCCTGGAGGTCGAGGACCGGGGGCTCGGCATGCCGGGCCCCGAGCAGAAGCGTATGAACACCCTGCTCGCCGACCCCGATCAGGTCAATGTCGGCCACCTGCTGCAGGACGGCAGGATCGGTCTCTTCGTCGTCTCCGCGCTGGCCCGGCGGCACGGCATCGCCGTGCGGCTGCAGAGCAACATCTACGGCGGTACGCAGGCCGTACTCATCCTGCCGCAGGCCCTGCTCGGCGTCGAGGGGGAGGCCGACGGAGCGACGCACCCAGACGCCCCGCCGGTCCCGCCGCCCGGAGCCGTGCACCGCCCGCCCGCCGAGGACATGGCGGGCCGGCTGCGCACCGCGCATCCGCACGCCTCCCGTCAGCAGGCGCCCACGCCCCCACCGCAGCCGCTGCGCGCCGAGCGCGTCGACCGCCCCGCACAGGCCGGGAGCCCTCTGGGCATCCCGACACCCGACGTGCCCCGGAGCGGTCCGGGCACCGTCGGCGGAACGGCCTCCGGCGCGAGCGGGGCCACCGATCGTCCCCAACTGCCCCGGCGCAGCAACCAGGACCACCTCGTCCCGCAGCTGCGGGAGGCCCCCGTCCCCCGCGTCGAGGACGAACACGCGGTGCACGACCCCGGTCTCGTGGCGGCGTTCCGGCGGGGCGTCGACCTCGCCGAGGCCCGGTCCGCCGAGGACTCGGTACCGGACACCGCCTACGGCGCGAGCCCCGAGGTCCCCGCGGCCGTGGCGGCGGATCCCTCCGGGGGCGCGCCCGCGAACGGTCCGTCGGCCCTCGACGCGCAAGCGGACGAAGGCCCCGCGCCGCTCCCGGTCCGCGGTCCGGGACCCCGCAGAGGTCCCGAGCCGCTCCCGCCCGCGCACCCCGAGCCGCACCTGCTCGACCCGCACCTGTCCGACCCGCTCGTGCCGGAGCCGCACCACCTCGACCCGTACGTGCCCGACCCGCGCCCCTCCGACGCACACCGGACCGACCCGTACGTGCCCGGATACGCGCCCGCGCCGGGCAGCCCCGCAGAGAACCCCCCCAAGGAGTAG
- a CDS encoding roadblock/LC7 domain-containing protein has product MASEMPSGQVADLDWLLSGLVQRVPYTRSAVLLSADGLVKSVHGMDPDSADHMAALAAGLYSLGRSAGARFGDNGDVRQVVVELDATLLFVSTAGAGTCLAVLAGREADAAVLGYEMAMLIKSVRPYLMTPARQAAGAPYTPGL; this is encoded by the coding sequence ATGGCGAGCGAAATGCCGTCCGGTCAGGTCGCCGACCTCGACTGGCTGTTGAGCGGGCTGGTCCAGCGCGTGCCCTACACACGCAGCGCGGTCCTGCTCTCGGCCGACGGTCTGGTGAAATCCGTCCATGGCATGGACCCCGACAGCGCCGACCACATGGCGGCGCTGGCCGCGGGCCTGTACTCCCTCGGCCGCAGCGCCGGAGCCCGCTTCGGTGACAACGGCGACGTGCGGCAGGTGGTCGTCGAACTCGACGCGACGCTGCTGTTCGTCTCCACCGCCGGTGCCGGTACCTGTCTCGCCGTCCTGGCGGGACGCGAGGCGGACGCCGCGGTGCTCGGCTACGAGATGGCCATGCTGATCAAGAGCGTCCGGCCCTATCTGATGACCCCGGCACGGCAAGCGGCCGGGGCACCGTACACCCCGGGGCTGTGA
- a CDS encoding DUF742 domain-containing protein, translating into MPAPQDGPLLDDAAGRLIRPYTVSNGRTRPTTVLDLLSLVMATGSEPQIHLGPEHSVALGLCDGPTSVAEIAAHLRLPAVVTKVLLSDLVDCGAVTAHAPAFHDTPTDRSLLEAVLDGLRRQL; encoded by the coding sequence GTGCCGGCCCCGCAGGACGGGCCCTTGCTCGACGACGCGGCCGGCCGGCTCATCCGCCCGTACACCGTGAGCAACGGCCGCACACGGCCGACCACTGTGCTCGACCTGCTGTCCCTGGTGATGGCCACCGGGAGCGAACCCCAGATCCATCTGGGGCCCGAACACTCCGTGGCCCTGGGGCTGTGCGACGGCCCCACGTCCGTGGCCGAGATCGCCGCGCACCTCCGGCTGCCCGCAGTCGTCACCAAGGTGCTCCTGTCCGACCTCGTCGACTGCGGCGCGGTCACCGCCCACGCCCCCGCCTTCCATGACACGCCCACCGACCGATCCCTGCTGGAGGCAGTGCTCGATGGTCTACGACGACAGCTCTGA
- a CDS encoding GTP-binding protein translates to MVYDDSSDRTGSSEFFPVALKVLVAGGFGVGKTTFVGAVSEIAPLSTEELLTQVSVATDSLEGIESKTATTVAMDFGRITLSEQHVLYLFGTPGQERFWFMWDELSKGALGAVVLADTRRLAECFAAVDFFERRGIGFIVAVNEFDGAYRYEPDEVRAALDLGPEVPVVLCDARIASSGTGALVTLVQHLINATAAPATPAPVAGFGAHP, encoded by the coding sequence ATGGTCTACGACGACAGCTCTGACCGCACCGGAAGCTCCGAATTCTTTCCCGTGGCCCTCAAGGTCCTGGTCGCGGGCGGGTTCGGCGTCGGCAAGACGACGTTCGTGGGCGCGGTCAGTGAAATCGCTCCGCTGAGCACGGAGGAACTGCTGACCCAGGTCAGCGTGGCGACCGACAGCCTCGAGGGCATCGAGTCGAAGACGGCCACCACCGTGGCCATGGACTTCGGCCGCATCACGCTCTCCGAACAGCACGTGCTCTACCTCTTCGGCACCCCGGGCCAGGAACGGTTCTGGTTCATGTGGGACGAGCTCTCCAAGGGGGCCCTGGGCGCCGTCGTGCTGGCCGACACCCGGCGGCTCGCGGAGTGCTTCGCCGCCGTCGACTTCTTCGAGCGGCGCGGCATCGGATTCATCGTCGCGGTCAACGAGTTCGACGGCGCCTACCGGTACGAACCCGACGAGGTCCGGGCCGCGCTGGACCTCGGTCCCGAGGTGCCCGTGGTCCTGTGCGACGCCCGGATCGCCAGTTCCGGCACCGGTGCCCTGGTCACCCTCGTCCAGCACCTCATCAACGCCACCGCCGCTCCGGCGACGCCGGCCCCCGTCGCCGGCTTCGGAGCCCACCCGTGA
- a CDS encoding GAF domain-containing protein yields MTHYATGRLLLTPADPDGSVRARRLRRLDLGERPDASFDSFDAFADKVAEVTATPFSMVNFIDENRQFFAGLHTPAGNRSGSDLGAAAAGSGRSGRHMARDHGYCPHVLVRRKALVLEDVCDYPRFAGNPVVDEIGIRSYLGAPLIDRTGIALGTVCAVDTVARPWGRAGLDTIKSLAQELVGQIDGRDRRRG; encoded by the coding sequence GTGACCCACTACGCGACCGGCCGTCTCCTGCTCACACCGGCCGACCCCGACGGTTCCGTCCGGGCGAGGCGGTTGCGCAGGCTGGACCTGGGGGAGCGGCCCGACGCCTCGTTCGACAGCTTCGACGCCTTCGCCGACAAGGTGGCCGAAGTGACCGCGACACCCTTCTCTATGGTCAACTTCATCGACGAGAACCGGCAGTTCTTCGCGGGACTGCACACCCCGGCGGGCAACCGCAGCGGTTCCGACCTGGGTGCCGCAGCCGCGGGCAGCGGCCGGAGCGGACGCCACATGGCCCGCGACCACGGCTACTGCCCGCACGTCCTCGTGCGCCGCAAGGCCCTCGTGCTGGAGGACGTCTGCGACTATCCGCGGTTCGCCGGCAATCCCGTCGTCGACGAAATAGGCATCCGTTCCTATCTCGGGGCGCCGCTCATCGACCGTACGGGCATCGCACTCGGCACGGTGTGCGCCGTCGACACCGTGGCGCGCCCCTGGGGCAGGGCCGGGCTCGACACGATCAAGTCCCTCGCCCAGGAACTCGTCGGGCAGATCGACGGCAGGGACCGCCGCCGCGGCTGA
- a CDS encoding DUF2264 domain-containing protein: MSVPPHLHLPPPDRILSSRTGWTRAHWEATADRMLDALVPYATPGFAQYRLPGRNSWSGVVSDGLEGFARSFLLAACRIAGAGGAVDPALIERYAAGLAVGTDRNGKEPWPELTDCSQQMVEAASIAVALHETRPWIWDRLDAGVQERVVDWFSGFVGGRTWDNNWRLFQVVSEQFLASVGAPYSRQDIESGLDRIEDWYVGDGWYTDGDGRNFDYYIGWAMHLYPLLWSRIAGGDDGGRTEVYRQRLSRFLGDYPRFFGGDGAPVHQGRSLTYRFAALAPVWMGALADCTPLAPGLTRRLASGTLRHFVERGVPDERGLLTLGWYDTFLPATQPYSGPASPYWASKGFLGLLLPAEHPVWTERELPLPVEESDTYTALPAPGWLLHGTRHDGIVRLVNHGSDHQPPHDPASGQDEGAADPHYATFAYSTATAPESAPHAVARAVDNHLALLAPDGTPSRRARIHPLRCEDRIAASWYAARLPDDDREYRVETTSVLHGPWEIRVHRVEAPAGVSVREGGHAVAHTETPDAWTGPGWALSRTADGLSSAVVALHGWGPEATAEVARDVQSNAFGPRSAVPYLRLDRHPGGRSTHVSLLALSRDTIHPQALRDAVSVRAGVGDASVSLTFLDGTTVEV; encoded by the coding sequence ATGTCCGTGCCCCCGCATCTGCACCTGCCGCCACCCGACCGGATCCTGTCGTCACGTACCGGCTGGACCCGCGCCCACTGGGAGGCGACGGCCGACCGGATGCTGGATGCGCTCGTGCCGTACGCGACACCCGGCTTCGCCCAGTACCGGCTGCCCGGCCGGAACAGCTGGTCGGGTGTCGTGTCGGACGGGCTCGAAGGGTTCGCCCGGTCGTTCCTGCTGGCGGCCTGCCGGATCGCGGGCGCGGGCGGTGCGGTCGACCCGGCCCTCATCGAGCGGTACGCGGCGGGGCTGGCCGTCGGCACGGACCGGAACGGGAAAGAGCCGTGGCCCGAACTGACGGACTGTTCGCAGCAGATGGTCGAGGCCGCCTCGATCGCCGTCGCGCTGCACGAGACCCGTCCGTGGATCTGGGACCGTCTGGACGCGGGGGTGCAGGAACGGGTCGTCGACTGGTTCTCGGGATTCGTCGGCGGGCGTACCTGGGACAACAACTGGCGGCTCTTCCAGGTGGTGTCGGAACAGTTCCTGGCCTCCGTGGGTGCTCCGTACAGCCGTCAGGACATCGAGTCCGGCCTGGACAGGATCGAGGACTGGTACGTCGGCGACGGCTGGTACACCGACGGGGACGGCCGGAACTTCGACTACTACATCGGCTGGGCCATGCATCTGTACCCGCTGCTGTGGTCGCGGATCGCGGGCGGCGACGACGGCGGACGCACGGAGGTCTACCGGCAGCGGCTGAGCAGATTCCTCGGCGACTACCCCCGCTTCTTCGGCGGGGACGGCGCGCCCGTGCACCAGGGGCGCTCCCTGACGTACCGGTTCGCCGCTCTCGCTCCGGTGTGGATGGGTGCGCTGGCCGACTGCACGCCGCTCGCCCCCGGGCTGACCCGCCGCCTGGCCTCGGGCACGCTGCGGCACTTCGTCGAGCGCGGGGTGCCGGACGAGCGGGGGCTGCTGACGCTCGGCTGGTACGACACCTTCCTCCCGGCCACCCAGCCGTACTCCGGGCCCGCCTCCCCCTACTGGGCGAGCAAGGGCTTCCTTGGGCTGCTGCTTCCCGCGGAGCACCCGGTCTGGACGGAGAGGGAACTGCCGCTTCCGGTCGAGGAGTCCGACACGTACACGGCGCTCCCGGCACCCGGCTGGCTGCTGCACGGCACCCGGCACGACGGCATCGTCCGGCTGGTCAACCACGGAAGCGACCACCAGCCGCCCCACGACCCGGCGTCGGGTCAGGACGAGGGCGCGGCGGACCCGCACTACGCGACGTTCGCCTACTCCACCGCCACGGCGCCGGAGTCCGCCCCGCACGCGGTGGCGCGCGCGGTCGACAACCACCTGGCGCTCCTCGCACCGGACGGGACCCCGTCACGGCGTGCCCGCATCCATCCCCTGCGCTGCGAGGACAGGATCGCGGCCTCCTGGTACGCGGCCCGTCTCCCGGACGACGACCGGGAGTACCGGGTCGAGACGACGAGTGTGCTGCACGGTCCGTGGGAGATCCGTGTCCACCGGGTCGAGGCCCCGGCGGGGGTTTCGGTGCGGGAGGGCGGTCACGCGGTGGCGCACACGGAGACCCCGGACGCGTGGACCGGCCCCGGCTGGGCGCTGTCGCGCACGGCCGACGGGCTGAGCAGCGCCGTGGTCGCGCTGCACGGCTGGGGGCCGGAGGCCACCGCGGAGGTGGCGCGGGACGTCCAGTCCAACGCGTTCGGACCGCGCTCCGCCGTCCCCTACCTGCGGCTCGACCGTCACCCGGGCGGCCGGAGCACCCATGTGTCCTTGCTGGCGCTGTCCCGCGACACGATCCATCCGCAGGCGCTGCGTGACGCGGTGTCCGTGCGGGCCGGAGTGGGCGACGCCTCCGTTTCGCTGACGTTCCTGGACGGTACGACGGTCGAGGTCTGA